The genomic window TGACATCTTTTTAAGTCTCGGAAGAGATTCACTTGGATAATGCGTAACGAATTTAACTTAAACGTACCTTAGCTGTGATATCTTGTAGATCACGaatatcttttttctcttGCATAGGCGGACATTTTTGTATATACTCATTTAATATCGCGAGTAACAGGAACTGCGCAGGTGCAGTTAATGCAAGACTATCTTTGAGTAGTCCAAGTAAAGATGCCCACGATTCAACAAGAGATTGTGATGTATTACTCTGCATGTAAACGTACAACAATTCCAAGACCGATACTTCCAGAGAGAAATCTTGTTTTACGCCGTGAATCGGTGGTGGAGATTTGACTAATTGGTGCACAGTGCGTACAAGTGTATCAATAGGCATAACACGAATAGCGCTGACTAGGTGGACCATCACTTGTTGGTTTGGACAGGCTTCAGGTAAGACCTACACAAATCAATCGTCAATACTTTGATAAAACGTATTACATTAAAAGGactgcaaatattttcaaattttcattgaaatttggaCGTATTGTTTGAAAAGTGAACCTTTTTTGACGCAGCCGACGGTTGTCTTCTTTCATGCCACGCAACTGCAACTGCAGCCAGGAAATTAACACCATGATGAAACGAAATAGGAGATAAGAGTTCCAGTAGCTGATGTTTAACAACCCTGGGGCTACCCACGACACAACTTGCCTGTTCGCTGTCAATATACATTTGATTTAATAATTTGTTCGATTGTCATGTTGTTCTTTTTCATCTATATGTTTTGTAAACTCGATTTAAGTTTAGCAGAAAACTTACTTATCCTTAGTGACAAGTACTGCTTGCCACAAAGCTGAAAGAGAAGCTATTATTCTTGGTAAATGACTCAAAGCTGTTCTTCTTGCATGTAAGTGTTGTTCACTCAATCCAGCCTTATCCTTTCCACTGGCTATTtcctgaaaaacaaaaaggcCGGTTGTATTCATTAtgcaatattgaaattttgaatctctgcACATCAATATAACTTGCTCAACAAAGTTATGGTACTATTCTACTTTATGTAATGCAAAGGATGAATTCAAATCATTATATTAGATTTACTACTCACAGGTGAAAGTGGGCTGGGCATGAACACATGGATAAGATTATTGAATATTTGCCCAGGATTTGCTCCAGGAATTCCGGTTTGAACAGTTCCACTCAGCGGCTGATTAAACGAATACCCAAGTTGCTGCGAGTTATCAAGTAAACAGTAATGAAGTAGAAAAGTCAACGCTTCCAAATGAGTAACAGTGTAATCTGCCGGTAAGCAGCATTCGACAGTAGttatatctttcaattttaaagtGAGTGCCGCCTCTTCACTGACGTAATAAGATGCTAGATGTTCTATATTATAACAAAGCTGGTGAATTACAGATGTCACAATTTGCGTGAGAGATGATCCCATAAATGGAAGGCTAGATGTGACCAGCGTTGTCCAATGCTGATGTAAATGCCTCATGTGATCCTACAGAGAAATAATCAGAACGAGAACtcgtgtaaaatatttacttaaCAGAGCAAGAAAGTGGCAATGACTACAATTCGGAAACAAACTTATATAATTGAGGAATGCTAACCAATTGCAAGGCGCTCAATATACTGGCTAAGAACATTGGCTGCTGAGGTAATGGTGCTCCAGGTATATATTTAAGTGCACTGCCAGTCAAATTTGGTGCATTTCGAGTTGGTGTAGAAGGAGTTGGCTGAGTTGGAGTAACCTCTTCCCCTTTCTGCACACCACATTGATGCTCAAGCATAATTAGAGCTAACAAAAGCctgaaaatatacaaatttaaatattacaggtcaacatttttttatttcgtgtATCATAGGATACTGCCACCAACCTTAGTAATTGTATTTGAAAGGCTTCGGTATGATCACTAGCTCTGTATTTACATTTGTTTACGTAAGTGTCAGTCACAGGGTCATTAAACAATACTATTTCTTCagtgaaagtaaaaatatcttcattttctttctgggcatttttcatatttaggACGCTTGATACCAAGCAATGAAGAGCGACCTTTTGAACCTTACATTTCGCCAATAAGTCAACTATGTAACAACTAAATCCTTTTCCAGAATCTCGAACAATGGCAATAAGTTCAGAGAATATAAGCATTAAAAGCTCTGCGCTTGCTAACTGAACCTatatttgatagaaaaataatcataacaATTAGTTTATCTTGATTCTATTTGAAGGTAGTGTATTAAGGTATTGTAAAAAGCAAGTCACAGTAATGAATCgtatacaaaaatttaccTGTCTATTTCCAGCAATCTCCTCCTGGGTCAGTCTCATTTGTCCTAAATTAGGATAATAACTTCTGGCAAAGTATAAGCAAACACTAATCAAAACCTCCAAGTACATGCTACTTCTATACGCTGCTACAAACTCGCTGTTCGTTATGTCTCCATGAAAGTTTCGACCAAATACACTTTTCCTATGTCTTGCTAATAAATTTAGTAGTGCTGTATATTTTGTAGTATTTGCAATACCGGTTGTCGCTGCCGAGCACAAGAACATTCTTGTATTTGTTAAAAGTTCGTTTCTTAGAGTACGCAATGCATACAGCGTTCTCGTTGAGTCATAAACTCCGCAGTAAAGCAGCATATGAGAGTGAAGATTGTGAACACCGACACCAGAAGTGCGTCTAGAGTTTGTATCAAGTTGTACCGATGCATCTGACTGTaataatacataaatatttaaaactttgataatatgaaattCTCGGGTTTTATACTGTCCATTGCTCTGTACTTCACAGGTAAGAACTTAATTTTGATAATCTATACTCACAGGCTTAACTGGCTCCATAACATCACACTGTAGCAATACTTTGTCAATAACTTCGTTAAGAATATCTTCAACAATACTAACACCACTGGAATTGCTGAAATACTCTTCAGCAGTAGTACTTAGTTCCAACTCACACTCTTCATCTCCCATTGTCCAGCTAGGAACTTCAGCTGTTGCTTCAAAGCTTCCCGGAACATCATGTGTTTCATAGcttgttgaaaattcatttgtaCTCTGGTATCTACCAGTCATTATTGTGCCAGCAACTTCTTTGGAGCTACCAGGAATTAACATTCcttttttcggtttttgtaCTTTATTTGTTCTTTCAGGACTACTGGAATCAAAACTATTCGTAATAGAGTCTAATGACGATCCAACATCGCCATTCGCTTTCttcatttcgtttttatcCTTAATTTTTAAGCTAGAATTTGCAGAATCGAACAAACTCTCATCCAAACTTGCAGTCGATCCTTTATCAAAGTCTTTCTTTTTGAACCTAgtagcattttttaaaagttctGTTGTCAAACTAGATTTTTTAACACTTTGCAAAGACTCGTCTTCAGTCAAGGAGTCATTAGAATTTGCACTACAGTTCACTGACAACGGATTAACAAAAACGGATATGTTATTATTACCCGAAATACTTGGTGGTACCTCCAATTCTTTCATGAACTGATTCTTCTCCGTTATAAAATGACTACCTTTATCACCATTTGCCAAAGTTGTCACAGCGAATATTCTCTTTGCCTTAACAGGATTTATCAATTTGACTTTCTTTTTACCCTTCTTCCACTTAGCATCATCTGTAGAATCGCTGACGTGATATATAACATTACCATCGACAGAACTGATAGCGTAAATCTTTGCAGCACCTTCAAAATCATCATGTGGCTCTGACTTTTCTTCAACCACGTCATTTTTAGTGAGTACTGTATTGCTATGTTGAATGCTAACGTGAAGTACGCTCATTCTACAAGTGGAAGGGTCCAGTAACATTGTCAGCACAGGATCAACAATACGTGAAATATCACCACGCAATAAGGAATGCAGCAACCAGGATTGCGCTTGAAGTTTCAGTGGCGAATTATACGCTAGTTGAAGATTATCTAACATTTTCAACAAAGATCTGTAATTACAAGACAATAAAAGCTGTCAgaacaaaataataactatactattcctatttttattagatttttacattttgaaaaaattatttaaatgttCAATACTGTGAACATACTTATCAAACGTCCTCAAGCATCCTCTTAATCTAGGATTAGTTTCAACATCTCGACCTAGATGCCATAGTGTTGCAAATCTGCTGAATGCTTCTACTCTTTTTTCCAGATTGTCACACGTCAGAGTTGTACCTATTATATCCTCAACAGCATCGCAGGAATTATGAAGTGCATGATGCAATTCGTGTAACAGTTCAACACAACGCATTCTGTATTCGTGAGCAGGCAGTTCCCCAAGATGATGCCATAAAGAATGAGCGAGTACcttgaaaattaaatcgaCTTTTTTAGTTCAACCGACTTAACCAGCAATTCACTTAACAAGTTCAAGGTTCGAGCTGAGCTCAACTTACTTGAAACACGTTTGTATGTTGTTCTAAAATATTGATGTGCCATTCTTTCAACAAGGGAACCATCACAACTGTTGTTACTCCCTCTCCACTCTGAGGATGAGGCTTCACATCTCGTTGTGCTTTCAATAAAGCAATTAAATCCAATAAGGTTGCCATACTCGTTAATTGGAGTGACGGCTCTCTCCCCAACCAACAGGCGCAAACCACTAAGACTTTTAACCAGTTTGGCAGTACAACTTGCCCTTTAGGTTCTTCTTCTAGCAAAATGCCATCTCCCGGGAGACAATAGGTTGGAAATGTTGATAATTCAACCAACAAGCTGGACGCAATTTTCATCGCATCTTCCCATTCCGATCGTTTGATTGATCCATTTTTTAGTTGCAAGAAATTCAAGCATGTCATTTCAGTGTGCAAAGGTGTATCTTGACAAAAAAATCCGGAATCTTCTAAACTGAGTCTTGAAGTCAATAAAGATTCCAGGCGTATACTTCGTTCTTGGAAACTTTCTCTCGGAGAGACAATTACTAAATCTTCAAACATGTCGGAAACCGTTTTATCTTTAGTCAGTATTCTGTTACTCACCAATTTGACATAAAACAATTCATATTGTCTTAGGCATTTCTCCAACATTGAATTTTGCGCTTGCAAAGCAGGTGACGGACCTCTGTTCAACGATCCATTTGATCCGGTCAAACTTTTCCTCGATAAACTTTTAGGAGTCAAGTTTTCACTCTGAGGTGCTGAACTATTCAAGTTTGTCTCAGAGTAATCAATTTTTAGATTGTCCATACTTTTATTGCGGGCAATCAGTTTAACATCTTCACTCACCACTACAGATATGTTACTGCCATCTGCTTGAATGGTATAACTGTCGCTTAGCTTCGATGTACTTTTACTGCtttttttcttagattttttatcactttttttaCCACTGCCACCAGAGTTTGCCCGTCTCCTTGGACTCGGACTTTTGTCCACTGCCAAATTATTGAGCATATCTGTTTTATTTAACTTACTATCCGACTGACTCTTTTCCAGCGGTATAGGAGTCAATGAACTGTCTGCAAGAGCTGTGTTAGGTGAACCCGGATTAAGCATTACTTCTAGCTTTGTTTCAGGCTCTATTTTGTCCACATGAGAAGTAGCTATGGTTGGTTGTACTCTGGATAAAATTTTAGCACACAAGCCAAGACTTTTGGCAATTTCATTAGGTGATAAGACATCGGTGTGGCAGGAAAGCTTGTTAATTACTTGGTAGAATAGGCCTGGTAGATGCTCGGATGGTGTATCTAAAGAGGCATCCAAAGACACTGTGTCTAGCAGAAACTCAGTTAAAATGCAAACCTCTATTAGATTAGGCATTCCACTACCGACCAGATTTACTCTATTCTCTTCAATCTCCTCCAGGCTTTTTACTCTTGCTGAGCAAGCTTTCTCAAACAAATATCCACAATGCACCCAAACATAAGATGGCTCCAACGTTGTAAATAGAAGATTCGCAGATTTCACTACCTCGTTCGATTTTACCGGTTTATCCGATTTTTTACATGCATTATAAAGTGTTCTGAAAGTATATTACACATGTTTCAGAGTAATTTCACTATAGTGAAAAGAGCCAATGTATTATGTCATACTGGTTCATCTTCAAGCAAATAACAAGTTGTTGTCATTCAAAAATACTATAACTCACCTGAATACTTCGTAGAGGATATCGTCTAGAATTACCGGACCAATGTCTGGTTTATCTAATAATGAAACTAGAATTCTGTATGGTTTTAAGTCCTGTGGGTTCTCCTTATACACAGTCCTAAGCGTAGACTTTATCGCTTGAATTAACATATCTTTGGAGAAGATATCAAAATATGTTGCGGATGCTTCAGCTACTGCTGgatcaattctttttttcaaaatggaCATGTTAACTTCCGTTCCCAAAAGCCAAGCAAAAAGTCGTCTGGAATACAAAGATTATTTTTGCACCACATAATTGACTAagaaaacacttttttttgcGTGAATTTCGGAGAAACAAACTATTTCCAATCAATACCTGTTCAGGCTCATATCTCTTCGCAATATAGTG from Neodiprion lecontei isolate iyNeoLeco1 chromosome 1, iyNeoLeco1.1, whole genome shotgun sequence includes these protein-coding regions:
- the LOC107226348 gene encoding protein dopey-1 homolog isoform X3 → MGSIALEEYDLMKDSKYRVYVSAVDKALKNFEYTSEWADLISALGKLNKVLLSHMKFPVIPRRIKISKRLAQCMHPALPSGVHLKALETYDIIFKCMGTNRLSHELFIYSAGLFPLLGHAAMNVRPSLLTVYETHFVPLGERLRPGLSGFLSGVLLGLEEGSDHFDRTNSLLEKVCDGVSPEHFYACLWDCLASNSGIRLPAISFVLAHFNRKLSMEDQLYIMGTNIDIMVAALCAGVQDSSVLVQRSALDLLLVGFPVHNSQLIREDMVLLLTAALVTILRRDMSLNRRLFAWLLGTEVNMSILKKRIDPAVAEASATYFDIFSKDMLIQAIKSTLRTVYKENPQDLKPYRILVSLLDKPDIGPVILDDILYEVFRTLYNACKKSDKPVKSNEVVKSANLLFTTLEPSYVWVHCGYLFEKACSARVKSLEEIEENRVNLVGSGMPNLIEVCILTEFLLDTVSLDASLDTPSEHLPGLFYQVINKLSCHTDVLSPNEIAKSLGLCAKILSRVQPTIATSHVDKIEPETKLEVMLNPGSPNTALADSSLTPIPLEKSQSDSKLNKTDMLNNLAVDKSPSPRRRANSGGSGKKSDKKSKKKSSKSTSKLSDSYTIQADGSNISVVVSEDVKLIARNKSMDNLKIDYSETNLNSSAPQSENLTPKSLSRKSLTGSNGSLNRGPSPALQAQNSMLEKCLRQYELFYVKLVSNRILTKDKTVSDMFEDLVIVSPRESFQERSIRLESLLTSRLSLEDSGFFCQDTPLHTEMTCLNFLQLKNGSIKRSEWEDAMKIASSLLVELSTFPTYCLPGDGILLEEEPKGQVVLPNWLKVLVVCACWLGREPSLQLTSMATLLDLIALLKAQRDVKPHPQSGEGVTTVVMVPLLKEWHINILEQHTNVFQVLAHSLWHHLGELPAHEYRMRCVELLHELHHALHNSCDAVEDIIGTTLTCDNLEKRVEAFSRFATLWHLGRDVETNPRLRGCLRTFDKSLLKMLDNLQLAYNSPLKLQAQSWLLHSLLRGDISRIVDPVLTMLLDPSTCRMSVLHVSIQHSNTVLTKNDVVEEKSEPHDDFEGAAKIYAISSVDGNVIYHVSDSTDDAKWKKGKKKVKLINPVKAKRIFAVTTLANGDKGSHFITEKNQFMKELEVPPSISGNNNISVFVNPLSVNCSANSNDSLTEDESLQSVKKSSLTTELLKNATRFKKKDFDKGSTASLDESLFDSANSSLKIKDKNEMKKANGDVGSSLDSITNSFDSSSPERTNKVQKPKKGMLIPGSSKEVAGTIMTGRYQSTNEFSTSYETHDVPGSFEATAEVPSWTMGDEECELELSTTAEEYFSNSSGVSIVEDILNEVIDKVLLQCDVMEPVKPSDASVQLDTNSRRTSGVGVHNLHSHMLLYCGVYDSTRTLYALRTLRNELLTNTRMFLCSAATTGIANTTKYTALLNLLARHRKSVFGRNFHGDITNSEFVAAYRSSMYLEVLISVCLYFARSYYPNLGQMRLTQEEIAGNRQVQLASAELLMLIFSELIAIVRDSGKGFSCYIVDLLAKCKVQKVALHCLVSSVLNMKNAQKENEDIFTFTEEIVLFNDPVTDTYVNKCKYRASDHTEAFQIQLLRLLLALIMLEHQCGVQKGEEVTPTQPTPSTPTRNAPNLTGSALKYIPGAPLPQQPMFLASILSALQLDHMRHLHQHWTTLVTSSLPFMGSSLTQIVTSVIHQLCYNIEHLASYYVSEEAALTLKLKDITTVECCLPADYTVTHLEALTFLLHYCLLDNSQQLGYSFNQPLSGTVQTGIPGANPGQIFNNLIHVFMPSPLSPEIASGKDKAGLSEQHLHARRTALSHLPRIIASLSALWQAVLVTKDNEQASCVVGSPRVVKHQLLELLSPISFHHGVNFLAAVAVAWHERRQPSAASKKVLPEACPNQQVMVHLVSAIRVMPIDTLVRTVHQLVKSPPPIHGVKQDFSLEVSVLELLYVYMQSNTSQSLVESWASLLGLLKDSLALTAPAQFLLLAILNEYIQKCPPMQEKKDIRDLQDITAKLVESCSQIAGACLEQTTWLRRNLAVREDVLEVAEGVSEVTPGTPPNTAYSVQAQAVLAEILAPLLDVSYGSQEKERVVTLLTNLMYNITPYLKNHTMRNIASFTACSQLLSSLSGYQYTRKAWRKDVLDLLLDPALFQMTPACLPYWRTIIDNLMTHDNTTFRDLMNRVSMAQSSGISIFSSKEQEYEQRAQLLKRLAFAILCSEMDQYHKYMPEIQERLADSLRLPQVIPSIQAQVFLCFRVLLLRISPHHATSLWPVIVSELVQVFLHIEQELNTDTEEFTRHNR
- the LOC107226348 gene encoding protein dopey-1 homolog isoform X1, coding for MGSIALEEYDLMKDSKYRVYVSAVDKALKNFEYTSEWADLISALGKLNKVLLSHMKFPVIPRRIKISKRLAQCMHPALPSGVHLKALETYDIIFKCMGTNRLSHELFIYSAGLFPLLGHAAMNVRPSLLTVYETHFVPLGERLRPGLSGFLSGVLLGLEEGSDHFDRTNSLLEKVCDGVSPEHFYACLWDCLASNSGIRLPAISFVLAHFNRKLSMEDQLYIMGTNIDIMVAALCAGVQDSSVLVQRSALDLLLVGFPVHNSQLIREDMVLLLTAALVTILRRDMSLNRRLFAWLLGTEVNMSILKKRIDPAVAEASATYFDIFSKDMLIQAIKSTLRTVYKENPQDLKPYRILVSLLDKPDIGPVILDDILYEVFRTLYNACKKSDKPVKSNEVVKSANLLFTTLEPSYVWVHCGYLFEKACSARVKSLEEIEENRVNLVGSGMPNLIEVCILTEFLLDTVSLDASLDTPSEHLPGLFYQVINKLSCHTDVLSPNEIAKSLGLCAKILSRVQPTIATSHVDKIEPETKLEVMLNPGSPNTALADSSLTPIPLEKSQSDSKLNKTDMLNNLAVDKSPSPRRRANSGGSGKKSDKKSKKKSSKSTSKLSDSYTIQADGSNISVVVSEDVKLIARNKSMDNLKIDYSETNLNSSAPQSENLTPKSLSRKSLTGSNGSLNRGPSPALQAQNSMLEKCLRQYELFYVKLVSNRILTKDKTVSDMFEDLVIVSPRESFQERSIRLESLLTSRLSLEDSGFFCQDTPLHTEMTCLNFLQLKNGSIKRSEWEDAMKIASSLLVELSTFPTYCLPGDGILLEEEPKGQVVLPNWLKVLVVCACWLGREPSLQLTSMATLLDLIALLKAQRDVKPHPQSGEGVTTVVMVPLLKEWHINILEQHTNVFQVLAHSLWHHLGELPAHEYRMRCVELLHELHHALHNSCDAVEDIIGTTLTCDNLEKRVEAFSRFATLWHLGRDVETNPRLRGCLRTFDKSLLKMLDNLQLAYNSPLKLQAQSWLLHSLLRGDISRIVDPVLTMLLDPSTCRMSVLHVSIQHSNTVLTKNDVVEEKSEPHDDFEGAAKIYAISSVDGNVIYHVSDSTDDAKWKKGKKKVKLINPVKAKRIFAVTTLANGDKGSHFITEKNQFMKELEVPPSISGNNNISVFVNPLSVNCSANSNDSLTEDESLQSVKKSSLTTELLKNATRFKKKDFDKGSTASLDESLFDSANSSLKIKDKNEMKKANGDVGSSLDSITNSFDSSSPERTNKVQKPKKGMLIPGSSKEVAGTIMTGRYQSTNEFSTSYETHDVPGSFEATAEVPSWTMGDEECELELSTTAEEYFSNSSGVSIVEDILNEVIDKVLLQCDVMEPVKPSDASVQLDTNSRRTSGVGVHNLHSHMLLYCGVYDSTRTLYALRTLRNELLTNTRMFLCSAATTGIANTTKYTALLNLLARHRKSVFGRNFHGDITNSEFVAAYRSSMYLEVLISVCLYFARSYYPNLGQMRLTQEEIAGNRQVQLASAELLMLIFSELIAIVRDSGKGFSCYIVDLLAKCKVQKVALHCLVSSVLNMKNAQKENEDIFTFTEEIVLFNDPVTDTYVNKCKYRASDHTEAFQIQLLRLLLALIMLEHQCGVQKGEEVTPTQPTPSTPTRNAPNLTGSALKYIPGAPLPQQPMFLASILSALQLDHMRHLHQHWTTLVTSSLPFMGSSLTQIVTSVIHQLCYNIEHLASYYVSEEAALTLKLKDITTVECCLPADYTVTHLEALTFLLHYCLLDNSQQLGYSFNQPLSGTVQTGIPGANPGQIFNNLIHVFMPSPLSPEIASGKDKAGLSEQHLHARRTALSHLPRIIASLSALWQAVLVTKDNEQASCVVGSPRVVKHQLLELLSPISFHHGVNFLAAVAVAWHERRQPSAASKKVLPEACPNQQVMVHLVSAIRVMPIDTLVRTVHQLVKSPPPIHGVKQDFSLEVSVLELLYVYMQSNTSQSLVESWASLLGLLKDSLALTAPAQFLLLAILNEYIQKCPPMQEKKDIRDLQDITAKLVESCSQIAGACLEQTTWLRRNLAVREDVLEVAEGVSEVTPGTPPNTAYSVQAQAVLAEILAPLLDVSYGSQEKERVVTLLTNLMYNITPYLKNHTMRNIASFTACSQLLSSLSGYQYTRKAWRKDVLDLLLDPALFQMTPACLPYWRTIIDNLMTHDNTTFRDLMNRVSMAQSSGISIFSSKEQEYEQRAQLLKRLAFAILCSEMDQYHKYMPEIQERLADSLRLPQVIPSIQAQVFLCFRVLLLRISPHHATSLWPVIVSELVQVFLHIEQELNTDTEEFTRHNSSHIKLLSALDSSWAVNASNGLQAHGHPHWLQLQLATAKLLDLALLLPAHRLPQFQMYRWAFVGDAASDSIQNGERQTDFVPHITRIARLMDTKYGGEVAPLTSSPGELLLASNNIRSLQDLHPFFTALSRRLTDSHETLNINQLEAVIEQDFLEKMPSGLSR
- the LOC107226348 gene encoding protein dopey-1 homolog isoform X2, with translation MGSIALEEYDLMKDSKYRVYVSAVDKALKNFEYTSEWADLISALGKLNKVLLSHMKFPVIPRRIKISKRLAQCMHPALPSGVHLKALETYDIIFKCMGTNRLSHELFIYSAGLFPLLGHAAMNVRPSLLTVYETHFVPLGERLRPGLSGFLSGVLLGLEEGSDHFDRTNSLLEKVCDGVSPEHFYACLWDCLASNSGIRLPAISFVLAHFNRKLSMEDQLYIMGTNIDIMVAALCAGVQDSSVLVQRSALDLLLVGFPVHNSQLIREDMVLLLTAALVTILRRDMSLNRRLFAWLLGTEVNMSILKKRIDPAVAEASATYFDIFSKDMLIQAIKSTLRTVYKENPQDLKPYRILVSLLDKPDIGPVILDDILYEVFRTLYNACKKSDKPVKSNEVVKSANLLFTTLEPSYVWVHCGYLFEKACSARVKSLEEIEENRVNLVGSGMPNLIEVCILTEFLLDTVSLDASLDTPSEHLPGLFYQVINKLSCHTDVLSPNEIAKSLGLCAKILSRVQPTIATSHVDKIEPETKLEVMLNPGSPNTALADSSLTPIPLEKSQSDSKLNKTDMLNNLAVDKSPSPRRRANSGGSGKKSDKKSKKKSSKSTSKLSDSYTIQADGSNISVVVSEDVKLIARNKSMDNLKIDYSETNLNSSAPQSENLTPKSLSRKSLTGSNGSLNRGPSPALQAQNSMLEKCLRQYELFYVKLVSNRILTKDKTVSDMFEDLVIVSPRESFQERSIRLESLLTSRLSLEDSGFFCQDTPLHTEMTCLNFLQLKNGSIKRSEWEDAMKIASSLLVELSTFPTYCLPGDGILLEEEPKGQVVLPNWLKVLVVCACWLGREPSLQLTSMATLLDLIALLKAQRDVKPHPQSGEGVTTVVMVPLLKEWHINILEQHTNVFQVLAHSLWHHLGELPAHEYRMRCVELLHELHHALHNSCDAVEDIIGTTLTCDNLEKRVEAFSRFATLWHLGRDVETNPRLRGCLRTFDKSLLKMLDNLQLAYNSPLKLQAQSWLLHSLLRGDISRIVDPVLTMLLDPSTCRMSVLHVSIQHSNTVLTKNDVVEEKSEPHDDFEGAAKIYAISSVDGNVIYHVSDSTDDAKWKKGKKKVKLINPVKAKRIFAVTTLANGDKGSHFITEKNQFMKELEVPPSISGNNNISVFVNPLSVNCSANSNDSLTEDESLQSVKKSSLTTELLKNATRFKKKDFDKGSTASLDESLFDSANSSLKIKDKNEMKKANGDVGSSLDSITNSFDSSSPERTNKVQKPKKGMLIPGSSKEVAGTIMTGRYQSTNEFSTSYETHDVPGSFEATAEVPSWTMGDEECELELSTTAEEYFSNSSGVSIVEDILNEVIDKVLLQCDVMEPVKPSDASVQLDTNSRRTSGVGVHNLHSHMLLYCGVYDSTRTLYALRTLRNELLTNTRMFLCSAATTGIANTTKYTALLNLLARHRKSVFGRNFHGDITNSEFVAAYRSSMYLEVLISVCLYFARSYYPNLGQMRLTQEEIAGNRQVQLASAELLMLIFSELIAIVRDSGKGFSCYIVDLLAKCKVQKVALHCLVSSVLNMKNAQKENEDIFTFTEEIVLFNDPVTDTYVNKCKYRASDHTEAFQIQLLRLLLALIMLEHQCGVQKGEEVTPTQPTPSTPTRNAPNLTGSALKYIPGAPLPQQPMFLASILSALQLDHMRHLHQHWTTLVTSSLPFMGSSLTQIVTSVIHQLCYNIEHLASYYVSEEAALTLKLKDITTVECCLPADYTVTHLEALTFLLHYCLLDNSQQLGYSFNQPLSGTVQTGIPGANPGQIFNNLIHVFMPSPLSPEIASGKDKAGLSEQHLHARRTALSHLPRIIASLSALWQAVLVTKDNEQASCVVGSPRVVKHQLLELLSPISFHHGVNFLAAVAVAWHERRQPSAASKKVLPEACPNQQVMVHLVSAIRVMPIDTLVRTVHQLVKSPPPIHGVKQDFSLEVSVLELLYVYMQSNTSQSLVESWASLLGLLKDSLALTAPAQFLLLAILNEYIQKCPPMQEKKDIRDLQDITAKLVESCSQIAGACLEQTTWLRRNLAVREDVLEVAEGVSEVTPGTPPNTAYSVQAQAVLAEILAPLLDVSYGSQEKERVVTLLTNLMYNITPYLKNHTMRNIASFTACSQLLSSLSGYQYTRKAWRKDVLDLLLDPALFQMTPACLPYWRTIIDNLMTHDNTTFRDLMNRVSMAQSSGISIFSSKEQEYEQRAQLLKRLAFAILCSEMDQYHKYMPEIQERLADSLRLPQVIPSIQAQVFLCFRVLLLRISPHHATSLWPVIVSELVQVFLHIEQELNTDTEEFTSHIKLLSALDSSWAVNASNGLQAHGHPHWLQLQLATAKLLDLALLLPAHRLPQFQMYRWAFVGDAASDSIQNGERQTDFVPHITRIARLMDTKYGGEVAPLTSSPGELLLASNNIRSLQDLHPFFTALSRRLTDSHETLNINQLEAVIEQDFLEKMPSGLSR